A window from Chryseobacterium vaccae encodes these proteins:
- a CDS encoding RNA polymerase sigma factor — protein MERELLIECQRNSRSAQRKVYETMAGRLYSVCRRYLKNDEDIEEVLADTFYKIFTKITQLQNLDTFEAWARKIAVNECLQKLRAGKTQFVSLEEGFIETSGAPAESISFEKDILSLLSFLPEGCRAIFNLFAIEGYPHKEIAAMLSISEGTSKSQLNFARKKLQELLVSQNI, from the coding sequence ATGGAAAGAGAATTACTAATAGAATGCCAGCGTAACAGCCGCAGTGCACAGCGGAAAGTTTACGAGACCATGGCGGGCCGGCTGTATTCAGTCTGCAGACGCTACCTGAAAAATGATGAAGATATTGAAGAAGTATTGGCAGATACCTTCTACAAAATATTCACGAAGATTACCCAGCTCCAGAACCTGGATACCTTTGAAGCATGGGCCAGAAAAATTGCAGTGAATGAATGTCTTCAGAAATTAAGAGCAGGGAAGACACAATTCGTTTCTTTAGAAGAGGGCTTTATAGAAACATCCGGTGCACCAGCAGAAAGTATTTCTTTTGAAAAGGATATCCTCAGCCTGTTGAGCTTTCTTCCCGAAGGCTGCCGGGCCATATTCAATCTTTTTGCGATTGAAGGGTATCCGCATAAAGAAATTGCAGCCATGCTTTCCATAAGCGAGGGAACTTCCAAGTCCCAGCTCAATTTTGCCAGGAAAAAACTACAGGAACTTTTGGTTAGTCAAAACATTTAA
- a CDS encoding C1 family peptidase: MSLLFVLSAGSMMFAQDDLINKLKNNHSQNANFQFTTLKDVGATSVKNQGSSGTCWSYSGNSFLESEMQRMGKKPVDLAEIFTARNSYHDKAKLYVLNSGAISWGDGGELHDVINMYKKYGAVPQDVYTGLKAGQTLNNFKEMQEKLKPVLDSLVQAGSKGKLTDNWMNSVDAILDEYLGKVPANFTYEGKNYTPKTFAKEVVGINPEDYVEISSYKDYPYYQKFVVPIPDNWSHDSDWNVPMKDLTAIIDNAVSKGYSVGWATDVSEPYFSYKNGVAYVPDMDLDQINAENKQSLFTEPKKDKTITEDMRQKALNNLSTTDDHGMHIVGLAKDQTGKEYYMVKNSWGVTNDFEGYLYVTKPYVEYKSTAILIHKNAIPKNILKQLKPTKNIGL; this comes from the coding sequence ATGTCATTACTTTTTGTTTTGTCTGCAGGAAGTATGATGTTTGCCCAAGATGATTTGATCAACAAACTAAAAAACAATCACTCTCAAAATGCTAATTTTCAGTTTACCACGTTAAAAGACGTAGGAGCTACTTCAGTAAAAAACCAAGGTTCTTCCGGAACATGCTGGAGTTATTCAGGAAATTCTTTCCTTGAATCTGAAATGCAGAGAATGGGTAAAAAACCAGTAGATCTTGCTGAAATTTTTACTGCCAGAAATTCATACCACGACAAAGCTAAATTATATGTACTGAACAGCGGAGCGATCAGCTGGGGTGACGGAGGTGAACTTCACGACGTGATCAATATGTACAAAAAATACGGAGCTGTACCTCAGGATGTATATACCGGACTAAAAGCCGGACAAACCCTTAATAATTTTAAGGAAATGCAGGAAAAACTTAAACCTGTTCTTGACAGCCTTGTGCAGGCAGGTTCAAAAGGAAAGCTTACGGATAACTGGATGAATTCTGTAGATGCTATCCTTGATGAATACCTTGGAAAAGTTCCTGCTAATTTTACTTACGAAGGGAAAAATTATACACCGAAGACTTTCGCTAAAGAAGTTGTAGGCATCAATCCTGAAGATTATGTAGAAATTTCTTCTTACAAAGATTATCCATACTACCAGAAATTTGTAGTTCCGATTCCTGATAACTGGAGCCACGATTCTGACTGGAATGTTCCGATGAAAGATCTTACAGCAATCATTGACAATGCTGTAAGCAAAGGATATTCTGTAGGTTGGGCTACTGATGTTTCCGAGCCTTATTTCTCTTATAAAAACGGTGTAGCCTATGTTCCGGACATGGATCTGGACCAAATCAACGCGGAGAATAAACAGTCTCTGTTTACAGAACCTAAAAAAGATAAAACCATTACTGAAGATATGCGTCAGAAAGCTTTAAATAATCTTTCTACAACAGATGATCACGGCATGCATATTGTAGGATTGGCTAAGGACCAGACCGGAAAGGAATATTATATGGTTAAAAACTCATGGGGTGTAACCAATGATTTTGAGGGGTATCTTTATGTAACAAAACCTTACGTTGAGTATAAATCTACCGCGATCCTGATTCACAAGAATGCAATTCCAAAAAACATTCTTAAACAATTGAAACCAACCAAAAATATTGGTTTATAA
- a CDS encoding NADH:flavin oxidoreductase: MSTESLFTPFSYKNLELKNRIVMAPMTRAQSDNGVPTLKIAEYYARRAASEVGLILSEGTVINRPASKNLQNIPDFYGNEALAGWKNVINAVHQNGGKMGPQIWHVGDTRMAEDYPLVPMEKASTMTIEDIQDTIAQFAASAKSAKDLGFDCLEIHGAHGYLIDQFFWEVTNTRTDEYGGKTIKERSRFAVEVVKAIRAAVGEDFTIILRLSQWKQQDYKSRLAETPNEMEDWLLPLKEAGVDIFHCSQRRFWEPEFEGSDLNFAGWAKKITGQPTITVGSVGLKGDFLNAFAGQGTEKTDLTELTRRLEKEEFDLVAVGRAILQDYQWVKKIKTGNMEELLDFSAESMGNLF, from the coding sequence ATGAGTACAGAATCACTGTTTACACCATTTAGCTATAAAAATTTAGAGCTTAAAAACAGAATCGTTATGGCTCCAATGACGAGAGCCCAGTCTGATAATGGAGTACCAACTCTTAAAATTGCAGAATATTATGCAAGAAGAGCGGCTTCAGAAGTAGGATTGATCCTTTCGGAAGGTACAGTCATTAACAGACCAGCTTCCAAAAACCTTCAGAATATCCCGGATTTTTACGGAAATGAAGCATTAGCGGGCTGGAAAAACGTTATCAATGCTGTTCATCAGAATGGGGGCAAAATGGGGCCTCAGATCTGGCATGTAGGAGATACCAGAATGGCAGAGGATTATCCGCTGGTTCCAATGGAAAAGGCATCTACCATGACCATTGAGGATATTCAGGATACCATTGCCCAGTTTGCCGCTTCTGCCAAATCAGCAAAAGACCTTGGATTCGACTGTCTGGAAATCCACGGAGCTCATGGGTATCTTATTGATCAGTTCTTTTGGGAAGTAACCAATACCAGAACTGATGAATACGGAGGAAAAACGATTAAAGAAAGAAGCCGTTTTGCTGTAGAAGTTGTAAAAGCAATCAGAGCGGCAGTAGGAGAGGATTTTACCATTATTTTACGTCTTTCCCAATGGAAACAGCAGGATTATAAAAGCAGGCTTGCCGAAACTCCAAATGAAATGGAAGACTGGCTTTTACCGTTAAAAGAGGCCGGAGTAGATATTTTCCATTGTTCACAACGCCGTTTCTGGGAACCGGAATTTGAAGGTTCTGATCTGAATTTTGCAGGCTGGGCCAAAAAGATCACCGGGCAGCCAACAATCACAGTAGGTTCTGTGGGATTGAAAGGTGATTTCCTTAATGCATTTGCAGGACAGGGAACCGAAAAAACAGATCTTACCGAACTGACACGCAGACTTGAGAAAGAAGAATTTGATCTGGTAGCAGTAGGACGTGCTATTCTTCAGGATTATCAATGGGTTAAGAAAATCAAAACCGGAAATATGGAAGAACTGCTGGACTTTTCGGCAGAAAGCATGGGGAATCTGTTTTAA
- a CDS encoding winged helix-turn-helix transcriptional regulator yields the protein MKKNELMQYSCPLGKAMSALGSKWKPIIVLVIKDRKLRFGELAVRINVISRKVLTDQLREMEADGLIIREEFKELPPRVEYSLTEKGLALLPILYKLEEWEAQYQNKEMQSEHCSVLSKEEKKISLADAAD from the coding sequence ATGAAAAAGAATGAATTGATGCAATACAGCTGCCCTCTTGGCAAGGCAATGTCTGCTTTAGGAAGCAAATGGAAACCCATTATTGTTCTTGTGATCAAGGACCGCAAGCTGCGTTTCGGGGAGCTGGCTGTACGGATTAATGTGATTTCAAGAAAGGTACTGACCGACCAGCTTAGAGAAATGGAAGCCGATGGATTGATCATCCGTGAAGAATTTAAAGAGCTGCCTCCAAGAGTGGAATATTCCCTTACAGAAAAAGGATTGGCTTTACTGCCTATTTTATATAAACTGGAGGAATGGGAAGCACAATATCAGAATAAAGAAATGCAGTCTGAGCATTGCAGTGTATTGAGTAAAGAAGAAAAAAAGATTAGCCTCGCAGATGCTGCAGATTGA
- a CDS encoding class I SAM-dependent methyltransferase — MKITKLVILFNYKKIVLGAVISFILFLLSFQVDSHEWILFLRIIGVLILLNIIASVTASYILYDKSDLYELNNLKDIVDWNKTEKAVLVHASFDPLSRHLEEKYPKLHLTVCDIYGNRHEHESGINVSKKLFPPNEKEIKISPNQLPFEDGSQDIILAVTAVHEILNHDQRVLFFKEAKRVVKKGGLIIISEQFRDVTNFIFFNIGAFHFLSRKQWEKAIFSAGLKISENKKITPFADMLVIRND; from the coding sequence ATGAAAATCACCAAGCTTGTCATCCTGTTCAATTACAAGAAGATCGTTTTAGGAGCTGTTATTTCTTTCATTCTTTTTCTTTTATCTTTCCAGGTGGATTCTCATGAATGGATTCTGTTTTTAAGAATAATCGGTGTTCTTATCCTCTTGAATATCATTGCATCAGTTACAGCGTCTTATATTCTTTATGACAAGTCCGATCTTTATGAATTAAATAATTTGAAAGATATTGTAGACTGGAATAAAACAGAGAAAGCGGTCTTAGTTCATGCCAGTTTTGATCCTTTATCCCGACATTTAGAGGAAAAATATCCGAAACTACATTTAACGGTCTGTGATATTTACGGTAACAGGCATGAGCATGAAAGCGGAATAAATGTTTCAAAAAAACTGTTTCCACCCAATGAGAAAGAGATCAAAATATCACCCAATCAGTTGCCTTTTGAAGACGGTTCCCAGGATATTATTCTTGCTGTTACTGCCGTTCATGAAATACTGAATCATGATCAGAGGGTTTTGTTCTTTAAAGAAGCTAAAAGAGTAGTTAAAAAGGGAGGATTAATCATTATTTCGGAACAGTTCAGAGATGTAACCAATTTTATCTTCTTTAATATAGGTGCTTTTCATTTTCTAAGCCGCAAACAATGGGAAAAAGCAATCTTTTCTGCCGGTTTGAAAATATCAGAGAATAAAAAGATCACTCCTTTTGCCGATATGCTGGTGATAAGAAATGATTGA
- a CDS encoding alpha-ketoacid dehydrogenase subunit alpha/beta, producing the protein MQTTYIETQQISFQDFKNQILEDYRLGRISREMSYLGRREVLTGKAKFGIFGDGKELPQLAMAKVFRNGDFRSGYYRDQTFALAADALTVESFFAQLYADTSVEREPASAGRQMNGHFATRSLNEDGSWKDLTAQKNISSDISPTAGQMPRLLGLAQASKVYKSVKFEGSEKFSKDGNEIAFGTIGDASTAEGHFWETLNAACALQVPMIVSIWDDGYGISVPTKNQRAKADISEMLSGFQRKEGENQGCEIIQVKAWDYPALLDAYARAEHFARTESIPVVVHVIEVTQPQGHSTSGSHERYKNEERLAWEADFDGLVKFREWILNYSIEIEGKEEIIATAEELDAIDEESKKAVKAGQKNAWENYQKAITDLIQSVLPLVENLKGQNTEVEGYIAQFSKLVSKAKKDIFHLARKTLMATRGTHSAERNQLMQKYQEVFEVEKDNYSSHLYSQSQWKAENVKEIKPVYSDSSEEVDGRVVVRNNFDKIFEKYPETLVFGEDAGNIGDVNQGLEGMQEKYGDVRVADTGIREATILGQGIGMAMRGLRPIAEIQYLDYILYCLQGMSDDLATVQYRTKGGQKSPVIIRTRGHRLEGVWHSGSPMAGILNLSKGILVLVPRNLTKAAGFYNTMLQSDDPAVIVECLNGYRLKEKQPDNLGEFTVPVGKIEVTKEGKDVTLVTYGSTWRVVMEAAEELEKLGISAEVIDVQSLIPFDLSHEIADSVKKTNRLVVIDEDVEGGTSAFILQQILEKQKAFRYLDSDPLTIAANDHRPAYASDGDYFSKPSSDDMVEKIYAMFHETNPQKYPSF; encoded by the coding sequence ATGCAGACAACTTATATTGAAACACAGCAAATTTCCTTCCAGGATTTTAAAAATCAGATACTTGAAGACTACAGGTTAGGAAGGATTTCTCGCGAAATGTCTTACCTCGGAAGAAGAGAAGTGCTTACGGGAAAAGCTAAATTTGGAATTTTTGGAGACGGTAAGGAGCTTCCGCAGCTGGCCATGGCAAAAGTTTTCAGAAACGGAGACTTCCGTTCAGGATATTACAGAGACCAGACTTTTGCATTAGCAGCAGATGCTTTAACCGTGGAAAGTTTCTTTGCACAGCTATATGCTGATACAAGCGTAGAAAGAGAGCCTGCCTCAGCTGGAAGACAGATGAACGGGCATTTTGCCACAAGAAGTTTAAATGAAGACGGAAGCTGGAAAGATCTTACGGCTCAGAAAAACATCTCTTCTGATATTTCTCCTACTGCAGGACAGATGCCAAGATTATTAGGATTGGCACAGGCTTCTAAAGTTTATAAGAGTGTAAAATTTGAAGGATCAGAAAAATTCTCGAAAGATGGGAATGAGATCGCTTTTGGTACCATTGGTGATGCTTCTACAGCAGAAGGCCATTTCTGGGAAACCTTGAACGCAGCATGTGCCCTTCAGGTTCCTATGATTGTTTCTATCTGGGATGATGGTTACGGAATTTCTGTACCAACTAAAAACCAGAGAGCAAAGGCTGATATTTCAGAAATGTTAAGCGGTTTCCAGAGAAAAGAAGGCGAAAACCAGGGATGTGAGATCATTCAGGTAAAAGCATGGGATTATCCTGCATTATTGGATGCATATGCCAGAGCAGAACATTTTGCAAGAACAGAAAGCATTCCGGTAGTGGTGCATGTGATAGAAGTTACCCAGCCTCAGGGACATTCTACTTCCGGTTCTCACGAAAGATATAAAAATGAAGAGCGTCTTGCCTGGGAAGCAGATTTTGACGGATTGGTGAAATTCAGAGAGTGGATCCTTAATTATTCTATAGAGATTGAAGGTAAAGAAGAAATCATTGCTACTGCCGAAGAATTAGATGCTATTGACGAAGAATCTAAAAAAGCAGTAAAAGCGGGCCAGAAAAATGCCTGGGAAAACTACCAGAAAGCTATTACAGATCTTATTCAGTCTGTTCTTCCTTTGGTAGAAAACCTTAAAGGACAGAATACTGAAGTGGAAGGGTATATTGCCCAGTTCAGCAAATTGGTTTCCAAAGCTAAAAAAGATATATTCCACCTGGCAAGAAAAACCCTTATGGCAACCAGAGGAACTCATTCTGCGGAAAGAAATCAGCTGATGCAGAAGTACCAGGAAGTATTTGAAGTGGAAAAAGATAACTATTCTTCCCATTTGTATTCCCAGTCTCAATGGAAAGCTGAAAATGTAAAAGAAATCAAACCAGTTTACTCAGATTCTTCTGAAGAAGTAGACGGAAGAGTAGTGGTAAGAAATAATTTCGATAAAATTTTTGAAAAATATCCTGAAACTTTAGTATTTGGTGAAGATGCCGGAAATATCGGTGATGTCAACCAGGGACTTGAAGGAATGCAGGAAAAATATGGTGATGTACGAGTAGCTGATACAGGAATCCGTGAAGCTACGATCCTTGGACAGGGAATCGGTATGGCGATGAGAGGATTGAGACCAATCGCTGAGATCCAGTATCTGGACTATATCCTATACTGCCTTCAGGGAATGAGTGACGATCTTGCAACGGTTCAGTACAGAACAAAAGGAGGTCAGAAATCTCCGGTAATCATCAGAACAAGAGGGCACAGACTGGAAGGAGTATGGCATTCAGGTTCTCCAATGGCAGGAATCCTGAACCTTTCCAAAGGTATTTTAGTATTGGTACCTAGAAACCTTACCAAAGCAGCAGGATTCTATAACACGATGCTTCAGAGCGATGATCCTGCGGTTATCGTTGAATGTCTGAACGGATACAGATTAAAAGAAAAACAGCCTGATAACTTAGGTGAATTCACTGTTCCTGTAGGTAAAATTGAAGTGACAAAAGAAGGAAAAGATGTTACTTTGGTCACTTACGGCTCAACATGGAGAGTTGTAATGGAAGCCGCAGAAGAATTGGAAAAATTGGGAATTTCAGCTGAAGTTATTGATGTTCAGTCACTGATTCCTTTCGACCTTTCTCACGAAATTGCAGACAGCGTTAAAAAGACCAACAGATTGGTGGTGATTGACGAAGATGTAGAAGGAGGTACTTCCGCATTCATTTTACAGCAGATCCTTGAAAAACAGAAAGCGTTCAGATATCTGGATTCTGATCCGTTAACGATCGCTGCAAACGACCACAGGCCTGCATATGCAAGTGACGGAGATTATTTCAGCAAACCATCTTCAGATGATATGGTTGAAAAAATCTATGCGATGTTCCACGAAACCAATCCTCAGAAATATCCTTCATTTTAA
- a CDS encoding polyprenyl synthetase family protein, whose product MANIVEDIKQPINEEMKLFEQKFYESMQSKVPLLDKVTRFIVTTKGKQMRPMFVFLCAKLIGEVNEKTYRGASMIELIHTATLVHDDVVDESFKRRNFFSINALWKNKIAVLVGDYLLSKSVLLSTDHKDYDLLSVISRTIREMSEGELLQLEKARKLDITEEVYYEIIRQKTATLIAACCEIGVLSNNADEVLAKKMQDFGTYTGMAFQIKDDLFDYLSSNVIGKPVGIDIKEQKMTLPLIHTLKTASEKDRKYYFNTIKRYNNNPKRVKELIEFVKSSGGLDYAVKVMKDFQQKAKDILNEFPDSEPRRSLQSMLDYVIERKF is encoded by the coding sequence GTGGCCAACATTGTAGAAGACATCAAACAACCGATCAATGAGGAAATGAAACTTTTCGAGCAGAAGTTTTATGAATCAATGCAGAGCAAAGTGCCTTTATTAGATAAAGTAACCCGTTTTATTGTTACTACCAAAGGCAAGCAGATGCGCCCAATGTTTGTGTTTCTGTGTGCCAAGCTGATTGGTGAGGTTAATGAGAAAACCTATCGCGGAGCTTCCATGATCGAGCTGATCCACACGGCTACACTGGTGCACGATGATGTAGTGGATGAAAGCTTCAAACGTCGTAATTTTTTCTCAATCAATGCTCTGTGGAAAAATAAAATTGCTGTTTTGGTTGGGGATTATCTTTTATCCAAATCCGTATTGCTTTCTACAGACCATAAAGATTATGATCTGCTCAGCGTAATTTCCAGAACGATCCGTGAAATGTCAGAAGGCGAACTTCTTCAGCTTGAAAAGGCAAGAAAACTGGATATTACGGAAGAGGTCTATTATGAGATTATCCGCCAGAAAACAGCAACCCTTATTGCTGCCTGCTGTGAGATAGGGGTTTTATCCAATAACGCTGATGAAGTTCTTGCCAAAAAGATGCAGGACTTCGGAACCTATACCGGAATGGCTTTTCAGATCAAGGACGACCTTTTTGATTATCTAAGCTCAAATGTTATCGGAAAACCTGTAGGGATCGATATTAAGGAGCAAAAAATGACACTTCCTCTGATCCATACTCTGAAAACAGCTTCAGAAAAGGACAGAAAATACTATTTCAATACCATAAAACGTTATAATAACAATCCTAAACGGGTAAAAGAACTGATTGAGTTTGTTAAAAGCTCAGGCGGTCTTGACTATGCCGTTAAAGTGATGAAAGATTTTCAACAGAAAGCCAAAGATATTCTGAACGAATTCCCGGATTCTGAACCCAGAAGATCTTTACAGAGTATGCTGGATTATGTTATTGAGCGAAAGTTTTAG
- a CDS encoding sterol desaturase family protein, whose product MMDFLMNEDGLESVYAWAIPLHAAVILAEMIYSHVSEAKLYSGKDVATNVYLALMNFGLDLIMKAFAMGVMFFFYSHRLFSWDFTLWYWLICFVITDFAYYVLHYVDHRSRAFWAVHITHHNSEFFNLTTGFRSPVLQPLYRYLYFSPLAFLGFNPWHIMVAYAIGQVYGTWVHTQTVKSMGFLEYILVTPSHHRVHHACNIKYLDKNMGMCLIIWDKIFGTFEKEDPNVPVKFGIYPKMPDNRADTVLFYEWRKIWKDLRQPGLTFTDRINYIFNSPGWRHDGTGKTVRQYQKEYWARQAKKQEQKKQSA is encoded by the coding sequence ATGATGGACTTTTTAATGAATGAAGACGGTCTTGAAAGTGTATACGCATGGGCAATTCCGTTGCATGCCGCTGTTATTTTGGCCGAAATGATCTACAGCCACGTTTCAGAAGCTAAATTGTATAGTGGGAAAGATGTTGCTACCAATGTCTATCTTGCCCTGATGAATTTTGGTCTGGATCTGATCATGAAGGCTTTCGCCATGGGAGTCATGTTTTTCTTTTACAGCCACAGGCTTTTCTCATGGGATTTTACACTATGGTATTGGCTCATCTGCTTTGTGATAACAGATTTTGCCTATTATGTACTGCATTATGTAGATCATCGCTCAAGAGCATTCTGGGCGGTTCATATCACGCATCACAATTCAGAATTCTTTAATCTTACAACCGGGTTCAGAAGTCCTGTTCTACAGCCGCTTTACCGATATTTATATTTTTCTCCGCTGGCATTTTTAGGATTTAATCCATGGCACATCATGGTTGCGTATGCTATCGGGCAGGTATATGGAACCTGGGTGCACACCCAGACCGTAAAAAGTATGGGCTTCCTGGAATATATTCTGGTTACCCCTTCTCATCACCGGGTTCATCATGCCTGCAATATCAAGTATCTGGATAAGAATATGGGAATGTGTCTGATCATCTGGGATAAAATCTTTGGAACTTTTGAAAAAGAAGATCCTAATGTGCCCGTAAAATTTGGTATTTATCCGAAAATGCCGGATAATAGAGCGGACACGGTTCTGTTCTATGAATGGAGGAAAATATGGAAAGATCTCCGGCAGCCTGGCCTTACATTTACAGACAGAATCAACTATATCTTCAATTCTCCGGGATGGAGACATGACGGAACCGGAAAGACGGTAAGGCAATACCAGAAAGAATACTGGGCAAGACAAGCAAAAAAACAGGAACAGAAAAAGCAGTCTGCCTGA
- the rlmN gene encoding 23S rRNA (adenine(2503)-C(2))-methyltransferase RlmN — protein MKDIRTLSLDQLKDYFVSLGEKPFRAKQVYDWLWSKNLHSIDEMTNLSKTLRERISEEYTINPVSVDQLQRSSDGTIKNGVKLHDGLLVESVLIPTETRTTACVSSQVGCSLNCEFCATARLKRMRNLEVAEIVDQVALIDSQSKMYFDRPLSNIVFMGMGEPMMNYKNVVEAIRKITQPEGLGMSPRRITVSTSGIPKMIKMLADDELRVKLALSLHSAIESKRNEIMPFSDKFPLTDIMEALQYWYQKTGSVITFEYCVWKGINDGDEDIKALIRYCRQVPSKVNLIQYNPIGDGKYDQCNKQAEENYVRQLENAGITVMIRKSRGGDIDAACGQLANKTAD, from the coding sequence TTGAAAGATATCCGTACATTATCATTAGACCAGCTTAAAGACTACTTTGTGTCTTTGGGAGAAAAACCGTTTCGTGCGAAACAGGTCTACGACTGGCTATGGAGTAAAAACCTCCATTCGATTGATGAAATGACGAATCTTTCGAAAACCCTTCGTGAAAGAATTTCCGAAGAATATACCATTAATCCGGTTTCTGTAGACCAGCTTCAAAGAAGTTCTGACGGAACCATCAAAAATGGAGTAAAACTCCATGATGGATTATTGGTAGAATCTGTTCTTATTCCAACCGAAACAAGAACTACGGCCTGTGTATCTTCACAGGTAGGCTGCTCATTAAACTGCGAATTCTGTGCTACGGCAAGACTGAAAAGAATGAGAAATCTTGAAGTAGCCGAAATTGTAGATCAGGTTGCCCTGATTGACAGTCAAAGTAAAATGTATTTCGACAGACCGCTTTCCAATATCGTATTCATGGGAATGGGAGAGCCGATGATGAACTACAAAAATGTGGTGGAAGCGATCAGAAAAATTACCCAGCCTGAAGGTTTGGGAATGTCTCCAAGAAGAATTACCGTTTCTACATCCGGAATTCCGAAAATGATCAAAATGCTTGCTGATGACGAACTGCGTGTGAAATTGGCCTTGTCCCTTCACTCAGCAATCGAATCAAAGCGTAATGAGATCATGCCTTTCTCAGATAAATTTCCATTAACGGACATTATGGAAGCGCTTCAGTACTGGTACCAGAAAACAGGTTCCGTGATTACTTTCGAATATTGTGTATGGAAAGGCATCAATGACGGAGATGAAGATATTAAAGCCTTGATCAGGTATTGCAGACAGGTTCCTTCTAAAGTAAACCTGATCCAGTACAATCCAATCGGAGACGGAAAATATGACCAGTGCAACAAGCAAGCGGAAGAGAATTATGTTCGTCAGTTAGAAAATGCCGGAATTACCGTTATGATCAGAAAAAGCCGTGGCGGCGATATTGATGCAGCCTGCGGACAATTGGCCAATAAAACAGCCGATTAA
- the queA gene encoding tRNA preQ1(34) S-adenosylmethionine ribosyltransferase-isomerase QueA, translating to MKTSDFNFDLPAELLAEHPSEHRDEARLMVLDRKTETISHKLFKDVVDYFDEDDLFIFNNTKVFPARLYGNKEKTGAKIEVFLLRELDKETRVWDVLVDPARKIRIGNKLFFTEDESLVAEVIDNTTSRGRTLRFLFDGSYDEFRTKLKELGETPLPKYIKRAVEPEDAERYQTIYAKVEGAVAAPTAGLHFSRHLMKRLEIKGINFAEVTLHVGLGTFNPIEVEDLSKHKMESEEIIIDEKNADIINKAVDAHRRVCAVGTTTMRALETSVSSNKKISAFNGWTNKFIYPPHDFGVANSMITNFHTPKSTLLMMIAAFAGRDFVMHAYEEAVKEKYKFYSYGDAMLIL from the coding sequence ATGAAAACATCAGATTTTAATTTTGATCTTCCTGCGGAGTTATTAGCAGAACACCCATCAGAGCACAGAGACGAAGCCAGATTAATGGTTCTTGACAGAAAAACTGAGACCATCTCGCATAAACTGTTTAAAGATGTTGTTGATTATTTTGACGAGGATGATTTGTTTATCTTTAACAATACCAAGGTTTTCCCTGCACGTCTTTATGGAAATAAAGAAAAAACAGGCGCTAAAATTGAAGTTTTCCTTTTAAGAGAGCTTGATAAAGAAACAAGAGTTTGGGACGTATTGGTAGATCCTGCAAGAAAAATCAGAATTGGTAACAAATTATTCTTTACCGAAGATGAATCTCTTGTTGCTGAGGTAATTGATAACACCACTTCAAGAGGACGAACTCTGAGATTCTTATTCGACGGATCTTATGATGAATTCAGAACTAAATTGAAAGAATTAGGAGAAACTCCACTTCCAAAATACATCAAAAGAGCAGTAGAGCCTGAAGATGCAGAGAGATACCAAACCATCTATGCAAAAGTAGAAGGAGCTGTTGCTGCACCTACGGCAGGATTGCATTTCTCCAGACATTTGATGAAAAGACTGGAGATCAAAGGAATCAACTTTGCTGAAGTTACCCTTCACGTTGGTTTGGGAACATTCAACCCAATTGAAGTAGAAGATCTTTCTAAGCATAAAATGGAATCTGAAGAGATCATCATTGACGAGAAAAATGCTGACATCATTAATAAAGCTGTAGATGCTCACAGAAGAGTATGTGCAGTGGGTACCACTACGATGAGAGCATTGGAAACATCTGTTTCTTCCAATAAAAAAATCTCTGCTTTCAATGGCTGGACTAATAAATTCATTTATCCGCCTCACGATTTTGGAGTAGCCAATTCAATGATTACGAATTTCCACACCCCAAAATCTACATTACTAATGATGATTGCTGCATTTGCCGGAAGAGATTTCGTGATGCACGCTTATGAAGAAGCCGTAAAAGAAAAGTATAAATTCTATTCTTACGGTGATGCAATGCTTATTTTGTAA